The following are from one region of the Falco cherrug isolate bFalChe1 chromosome 19, bFalChe1.pri, whole genome shotgun sequence genome:
- the LOC129734328 gene encoding olfactory receptor 14C36-like — MSNSSSITQFLLLALADTRELQLLHFWLSLGIYLAALMANGLIITAIVCDHHLQTPMYFFLLNLSLIDLGSISTIVPKAMANSLWDTRDISYSGCAAQLFLIVFFLSAECSLLTVMAYDRYVAICQPLHYGTLLGSRACVHMAAAAWASGFLCAALHTANTLSLPLCQGNALGQVFCEIPQILKLSCSHTYLREVGLIVAGASLLFGCFVFIVLSYMQIFRAVLRIPSEQGRHKAFSTCLPHLAVVSLFVSTATFAYLKPRSISSPSLDLVVAVLYSVVPPAVNPLIYSMRNQELKGAMCKLIAGCSSKALK, encoded by the coding sequence atgtccaacagcagctccatcacccagttcctcctcctggcattggcagacacgcgggagctgcagctcttgcacttctggctctccctgggcatctacctggctgccctcatggcCAACGGACTCATCATCACTGCCATAGTGTGCGACCACCACCTGCAAACCCCcatgtacttcttcctcctcaacctCTCTCTCATCGACCTAGGCTCCATATCCACTATTGtccccaaagccatggccaactccctctgggacaccagggacatcTCCTACTCaggatgtgctgcacagctcttcctgattgtctttttcctttcagcggAGTGTTCTCTCCTCACCGTCATGGCCTATGACCGCTacgtggccatctgccagcccctgcactacgggaccctgctgggcagcagagcttgtgtccacatggcagcagctgcctgggccagtGGGTTTCTCTGTGCTGCGCTGCACACGGCCAATACACTGTCACTGCCGCTCTGCCAAGGCAATGCCCTGGGACAGgtcttctgtgaaatcccacagatcctcaagctctcctgctcacaCACCTACCTCAGGGAAGTGGGGCTAATTGTGGCTGGTGCTTCTTTATTatttggctgttttgtttttattgttctgtCTTACATGcagatcttcagggctgtgctgaggatcccctctgagcagggacggcacaaagccttttccacgtgcctccctcacctggccgTGGTCTCCCTCTTTGTCAGCACTGCCACGTTTGCCTACCTGAAACCCcgctccatctcctccccatccctggacctGGTGGTGGCAGTTCTGTACTcggtggtgcctccagcagtgaaccccctcatctacagcatgaggaaccaggagctgaagggTGCAATGTGCAAACTGATAGCTGGATGTTCTTCTAAAGCATTAAAATGA